The Budorcas taxicolor isolate Tak-1 chromosome 5, Takin1.1, whole genome shotgun sequence genome includes a window with the following:
- the PIANP gene encoding PILR alpha-associated neural protein, producing the protein MESRMRPALLLSHLLSLWPLLLLPLPLPAQGSSTSPRAPPAPARPPCARGGPSAPRHVCVWERAPPPSRSPRVLRSRRQVLPGTAPPATPSGFEEGPPSSQYPWAIVWGPTVSREDGGDPNSANPGFLPLDYGFAAPHGLATPHPNSDSMRADGDGLILGEAPATLRPFLFGGRGEGVDPQLYVTITISIIIVLVATGIIFKFCWDRSQKRRRPSGQQGALRQEESQQPLTDLSPAGVTVLGAFGDSPTPTPDHEEPRGGPRPGMPQPKGAPAFQLNRIPLVNL; encoded by the exons ATGGAGTCCAGGATGCG GCCTGCATTGCTGCTGtcccatctcctctctctctggccACTGCTGTTGCTGCCCCTCCCACTGCCTGCTCAAGGTTCCTCCACCTCCCCTCGAGCCCCACCAGCCCCAGCCCGGCCCCCCTGTGCCCGGGGAGGACCCTCGGCCCCACGccacgtgtgtgtgtgggagCGGGCACCTCCACCAAGCCGATCCCCTCGGGTCCTGAGATCACGTCGGCAAGTCCTGCCGGGCACCGCGCCCCCGGCCACCCCATCAGGCTTTGAGGAGGGTCCACCCTCATCCCAGTACCCCTGGGCTATTGTGTGGGGCCCTACGGTGTCTCGAGAGGATGGGGGGGACCCCAACTCTGCCAATCCTGGATTTCTGCCCCTGGACTATGGTTTTGCAGCCCCCCACGGGCTGGCTACTCCACACCCCAACTCAGACTCCATGCGGGCTGATGGAGATGGGCTCATCCTTGGAGAAGCACCTGCCACCCTGAGGCCCTTCCTGTTCGGGGGCCGCGGTGAAG GTGTGGACCCTCAGCTCTACGTCACAATTACCATCTCCATCATCATTGTCCTCGTGGCCACCGGCATCATCTTCAAGTTCTG CTGGGACCGCAGTCAGAAACGGCGCAGGCCCTCGGGGCAGCAAGGGGCCCTGAGGCAAGAGGAGAGCCAGCAGCCCCTGACTGACCTGTCCCCAGCCGGGGTCACTGTGCTGGGGGCCTTCGGAGActcgcccacccccacccctgaccaCGAGGAACCCCGAGGGGGGCCCCGGCCCGGGATGCCCCAGCCCAAGGGGGCACCAGCCTTCCAACTGAACCG GATTCCCCTGGTGAATCTGTGA